A region of Crassaminicella thermophila DNA encodes the following proteins:
- a CDS encoding helix-turn-helix domain-containing protein: MKFDDLPDILTADIMAEFLKLSKRRVYELMDISVEAGGIPKLQIGRSKRVIKTDFIKWLQNKRGNER; this comes from the coding sequence ATGAAATTTGATGATTTGCCAGATATTTTAACAGCAGATATTATGGCTGAATTTTTAAAACTTAGTAAGAGGAGAGTATATGAGCTTATGGATATATCGGTAGAAGCTGGAGGGATACCAAAGCTACAAATAGGCAGGAGTAAAAGAGTTATTAAAACAGACTTTATAAAATGGCTTCAAAATAAAAGGGGGAACGAAAGATGA